One stretch of Penaeus chinensis breed Huanghai No. 1 chromosome 27, ASM1920278v2, whole genome shotgun sequence DNA includes these proteins:
- the LOC125039761 gene encoding serine protease inhibitor 88Ea-like isoform X2, translating to MPTSASLAVFLLLTLTPRHAHAQCLSAHDDLTGLQTYHDISGMVSFAFDLFRELLERTPTEGNLFFSPYSVWNGLVLAYLGAEGKTRQEMEEVMGVREKVSTLKTLWLLEKTYQSRQIKNSFNTFVLANRVFVDARVPLSACAADILKDHIQVVNFLKYHDATNMINKYTFETTRGLISNVVNEREIYQAIMVMVNVAAFKGLWRHQFRLNDTYLGNFYVTPENYVQVPMMKQEGQFRNGMSRDLGARVLELPYAEGPFTMYIFLPTGDVKDLLSRLNPTSFRSAITNMWHHQVTIHLPRFTLRSSIKGDLKLALYKLGIRDLFSESADLTSLAPRGSLVVSRTFHQAALQVTEEGTEAAAATVFVSLSRTKPPPPSTFACDRPFVFVIYDSQTGNFVFVGAFRNPAF from the exons ATGCCCACGTCGGCCTCCCTCGCGGTCTTTCTCCTGCTGACCCTGACCCCGCGCCACGCCCACGCCCAGTGCCTCTCCGCCCACGATGACCTGACCGGCCTGCAGACCTACCACGACATCTCGGGCATGGTCAGCTTCGCCTTCGACCTCTTCAGGGAGCTGCTGGAGAGGACGCCGACGGAGGGTAATCTGTTCTTCTCCCCCTACAGCGTGTGGAATGGGCTGGTGCTGGCTTACCTGGGCGCCGAGGGCAAGACGAggcaggagatggaggaggtcaTGGGCGTGAGGGAGAAGGTGTCGACTCTCAAGACCTTATGGCTCTTGGAAAagac GTACCAATCGCGGCAAATCAAAAACAGTTTCAACACCTTCGTTTTAGCCAACCGCGTGTTCGTCGACGCAAGGGTTCCTCTCAGTGCCTGCGCCGCGGACATACTGAAGGATCACATTCAGGTCGTCAACTTTTTAAAG TACCACGATGCCACAAACATGATCAACAAGTATACGTTCGAGACCACACGCGGCCTCATCTCCAACGTCGTGAACGAACGCGAAATATACCAGGCTATTATGGTCATGGTGAACGTGGCCGCTTTCAAGGGGCTCTGGCGACATCAGTTCCGTCTGAATGACACTTATTTGGGGAATTTCTACGTCACGCCTGAGAATTACGTGCAGGTTCCGATGATGAAGCAAGAGGGACAGTTCAGAAATG GGATGTCGAGGGACTTAGGAGCTCGGGTCCTCGAACTCCCATACGCCGAAGGTCCTTTCACCATGTACATCTTCCTGCCGACTGGAGACGTGAAGGACCTCCTTTCCCGCCTGAACCCGACGTCCTTCCGCTCCGCCATCACCAACATGTGGCACCACCAGGTTACCATTCACCTGCCGAGGTTCACCTTGCGCTCGTCCATCAAGGGGGACCTCAAGCTG GCCCTGTACAAACTCGGCATCCGGGACCTGTTCAGCGAGTCGGCCGACCTGACCAGCCTGGCGCCCCGAGGAAGCCTGGTGGTGAGCCGCACGTTTCACCAGGCGGCGCTGCAGGTCACGGAGGAGGgcacggaggcggcggcggcgacggtgtTCGTGTCCCTCTCCCGGACGAAGCCTCCTCCTCCGTCGACCTTCGCGTGTGATCGTCCCTTCGTCTTCGTGATCTATGACAGTCAGACGGGCAATTTCGTCTTCGTGGGGGCCTTTAGAAATCCTGCGTTCTGA
- the LOC125039761 gene encoding serine protease inhibitor 88Ea-like isoform X1, producing MNPERMPTSASLAVFLLLTLTPRHAHAQCLSAHDDLTGLQTYHDISGMVSFAFDLFRELLERTPTEGNLFFSPYSVWNGLVLAYLGAEGKTRQEMEEVMGVREKVSTLKTLWLLEKTYQSRQIKNSFNTFVLANRVFVDARVPLSACAADILKDHIQVVNFLKYHDATNMINKYTFETTRGLISNVVNEREIYQAIMVMVNVAAFKGLWRHQFRLNDTYLGNFYVTPENYVQVPMMKQEGQFRNGMSRDLGARVLELPYAEGPFTMYIFLPTGDVKDLLSRLNPTSFRSAITNMWHHQVTIHLPRFTLRSSIKGDLKLALYKLGIRDLFSESADLTSLAPRGSLVVSRTFHQAALQVTEEGTEAAAATVFVSLSRTKPPPPSTFACDRPFVFVIYDSQTGNFVFVGAFRNPAF from the exons AAGGATGCCCACGTCGGCCTCCCTCGCGGTCTTTCTCCTGCTGACCCTGACCCCGCGCCACGCCCACGCCCAGTGCCTCTCCGCCCACGATGACCTGACCGGCCTGCAGACCTACCACGACATCTCGGGCATGGTCAGCTTCGCCTTCGACCTCTTCAGGGAGCTGCTGGAGAGGACGCCGACGGAGGGTAATCTGTTCTTCTCCCCCTACAGCGTGTGGAATGGGCTGGTGCTGGCTTACCTGGGCGCCGAGGGCAAGACGAggcaggagatggaggaggtcaTGGGCGTGAGGGAGAAGGTGTCGACTCTCAAGACCTTATGGCTCTTGGAAAagac GTACCAATCGCGGCAAATCAAAAACAGTTTCAACACCTTCGTTTTAGCCAACCGCGTGTTCGTCGACGCAAGGGTTCCTCTCAGTGCCTGCGCCGCGGACATACTGAAGGATCACATTCAGGTCGTCAACTTTTTAAAG TACCACGATGCCACAAACATGATCAACAAGTATACGTTCGAGACCACACGCGGCCTCATCTCCAACGTCGTGAACGAACGCGAAATATACCAGGCTATTATGGTCATGGTGAACGTGGCCGCTTTCAAGGGGCTCTGGCGACATCAGTTCCGTCTGAATGACACTTATTTGGGGAATTTCTACGTCACGCCTGAGAATTACGTGCAGGTTCCGATGATGAAGCAAGAGGGACAGTTCAGAAATG GGATGTCGAGGGACTTAGGAGCTCGGGTCCTCGAACTCCCATACGCCGAAGGTCCTTTCACCATGTACATCTTCCTGCCGACTGGAGACGTGAAGGACCTCCTTTCCCGCCTGAACCCGACGTCCTTCCGCTCCGCCATCACCAACATGTGGCACCACCAGGTTACCATTCACCTGCCGAGGTTCACCTTGCGCTCGTCCATCAAGGGGGACCTCAAGCTG GCCCTGTACAAACTCGGCATCCGGGACCTGTTCAGCGAGTCGGCCGACCTGACCAGCCTGGCGCCCCGAGGAAGCCTGGTGGTGAGCCGCACGTTTCACCAGGCGGCGCTGCAGGTCACGGAGGAGGgcacggaggcggcggcggcgacggtgtTCGTGTCCCTCTCCCGGACGAAGCCTCCTCCTCCGTCGACCTTCGCGTGTGATCGTCCCTTCGTCTTCGTGATCTATGACAGTCAGACGGGCAATTTCGTCTTCGTGGGGGCCTTTAGAAATCCTGCGTTCTGA